Proteins encoded together in one Mycobacterium noviomagense window:
- the ttfA gene encoding trehalose monomycolate transport factor TtfA: protein MVPLWFTLSALCFVGAAVLLYVDIDRRRGRSRRRRSWARSHGFDYEPENSELPQRWKRGVMSTVGEIPARNVVLGQIRGEAVYIFDLEEVATVIALHRKVGTSVVVDLRLKGLKEPRESDIWLLGAIGPRMVYSTNLDAARRACDRRMVTFAHTAPDCAEIMWNEQNWTLVSMPVTSGRAEWDEGLRTVRQFNDLLRVLPPVPQEVSKPAPRRNAAPSRPLAPAGRAELPPRRGDTVPPPDAVRRAPADPGRPDTGRAAPTQRPPTGRNGQQAPHYQR, encoded by the coding sequence TGTGCTTTGTCGGCGCGGCGGTGCTGCTGTACGTCGACATCGATCGACGGCGCGGACGCAGCAGGCGGCGCAGGTCGTGGGCGCGCTCACACGGCTTCGACTACGAACCGGAGAACAGCGAACTGCCCCAGCGCTGGAAGCGCGGGGTGATGTCGACGGTCGGTGAGATCCCGGCCCGCAACGTCGTGCTTGGCCAGATCCGCGGCGAGGCGGTGTACATCTTCGACCTCGAAGAAGTCGCCACTGTCATCGCGCTGCACCGCAAGGTGGGCACCAGCGTCGTCGTCGACCTGCGGCTCAAGGGTCTCAAAGAGCCCCGGGAGAGCGACATTTGGCTGCTGGGAGCGATCGGGCCGCGGATGGTGTACTCCACCAACCTCGACGCCGCCCGCCGGGCCTGCGACCGGCGCATGGTCACCTTCGCGCACACCGCGCCGGATTGCGCCGAGATCATGTGGAACGAGCAGAACTGGACCTTGGTGAGCATGCCGGTCACCAGCGGCCGGGCCGAATGGGACGAGGGCCTGCGCACCGTGCGCCAGTTCAACGACTTGCTGCGGGTGTTGCCGCCGGTGCCGCAGGAAGTGTCGAAGCCCGCACCCCGCCGTAACGCGGCGCCGAGCCGCCCGCTGGCCCCGGCCGGCCGTGCCGAGTTGCCGCCGCGGCGCGGTGACACCGTGCCCCCACCTGATGCGGTTCGCCGCGCACCGGCCGACCCGGGCCGCCCGGACACGGGACGCGCGGCGCCCACCCAGCGCCCGCCCACCGGACGCAACGGTCAGCAGGCGCCGCACTACCAGCGGTGA
- a CDS encoding SDR family NAD(P)-dependent oxidoreductase: protein MPRPVALITGPTSGIGAGYARRYAADGFDLVLVARDTARLTQLSAELRDEARCGVEVLAADLADAADRGKVADRLAAGVRVLVNNAGFGTSGEFWTADPDLLQAQLDVNVTAVMQLTRAALPPMLDAGVGTVINVASVAGLLSGRGSTYSASKAWVVSFTEGLAGGLKGTGVGVHAVCPGYVRTEFHSRAGIDMESLPSFMWLSVDDVIRESLADIARGKVLSIPGAQYKALVGAVRIMPRTLARAAVNAMGRGRGRT from the coding sequence ATGCCCCGCCCTGTCGCCCTGATCACCGGACCGACGTCTGGAATCGGCGCCGGGTATGCGCGCCGCTATGCGGCCGACGGCTTCGACCTGGTGCTGGTCGCCCGCGACACCGCCCGGCTGACGCAACTGAGCGCCGAATTGCGCGACGAAGCCCGTTGCGGCGTCGAGGTTTTGGCCGCTGACCTAGCCGATGCCGCCGATCGCGGCAAGGTCGCCGACCGGCTGGCCGCCGGGGTGCGGGTGCTGGTGAACAACGCCGGCTTCGGCACGTCCGGCGAGTTCTGGACCGCCGATCCCGACCTGCTGCAAGCACAGCTGGACGTGAACGTGACCGCGGTGATGCAGCTGACGCGCGCCGCGCTGCCGCCCATGCTCGACGCCGGGGTGGGCACCGTGATCAACGTCGCCAGTGTCGCCGGGTTGCTGTCGGGCCGCGGATCGACGTACTCGGCGTCGAAGGCGTGGGTGGTGTCGTTCACCGAAGGGCTGGCCGGCGGGCTGAAAGGCACCGGCGTCGGCGTGCACGCGGTGTGCCCTGGATACGTGCGCACCGAATTTCATTCCCGGGCCGGGATCGACATGGAGTCGCTGCCGTCGTTCATGTGGCTCTCGGTCGACGACGTGATCCGGGAAAGCCTGGCCGACATCGCCCGCGGAAAGGTGCTCAGCATCCCCGGCGCGCAGTACAAGGCGCTGGTTGGTGCCGTACGGATCATGCCGCGAACCCTGGCGCGGGCCGCTGTGAACGCGATGGGCCGGGGACGTGGGCGCACCTGA
- the pyrE gene encoding orotate phosphoribosyltransferase, which yields MTVTDREELAELVRRLSVRRGNFTLSSGKQADYYVDLRRATLHHRAAPLIGRLMRELTADWDYAAVGGLTLGADPVATAVMHAPGRPIDAFVVRKSVKTHGMQRLIEGADVSGLRVLVVEDTSTTGASALTAVRAVRDAGGQVVGVATVVDRSTGAAEAIEAEGLPYRSLLGLADLGLA from the coding sequence CTGACCGTCACCGACCGCGAGGAGTTGGCCGAGCTGGTGCGCCGGCTTTCGGTGCGGCGTGGCAACTTCACGCTGTCCTCGGGGAAGCAAGCCGACTACTACGTCGACCTGCGCCGCGCCACCTTGCACCACCGCGCCGCCCCGCTGATCGGCCGGCTGATGCGCGAACTCACCGCCGATTGGGACTACGCCGCGGTCGGCGGCCTGACGTTGGGCGCCGATCCGGTCGCCACCGCCGTCATGCACGCGCCCGGCCGACCGATCGACGCGTTCGTGGTTCGCAAATCGGTGAAAACCCATGGCATGCAACGACTTATCGAAGGCGCCGACGTCTCCGGGCTGCGGGTGCTGGTGGTTGAGGACACCAGCACCACCGGCGCGTCGGCGCTGACCGCGGTGCGCGCGGTCCGCGACGCCGGCGGCCAAGTGGTCGGGGTGGCCACGGTGGTCGACCGTTCCACCGGCGCGGCCGAAGCCATCGAAGCCGAGGGCTTGCCCTACCGCAGCCTGCTGGGTCTGGCGGATCTGGGACTGGCCTAG
- a CDS encoding TrmH family RNA methyltransferase: MTDPGPTEWGVPASGVGPWEGPLPSDPRYDPALLREGDTRNVVDAYRYWTREAIIADIDKRRHPLHIAIENFGHDANIGAVVRTANAFAVDTVHIVGRRRWNRRGAMVTDRYQRLCHHDTTAELMDFAAHAGLTVVAVDNIPGAARLEQTALPRQCLLVFGQEGPGITDDAKAAAALTVSIAQFGSTRSINVAVAAGIAMHAWIVQHGNFSRAW, translated from the coding sequence ATGACCGACCCGGGCCCCACCGAGTGGGGCGTACCGGCCAGCGGCGTCGGCCCGTGGGAAGGTCCGCTGCCGAGCGACCCTCGCTACGACCCGGCGCTGTTGCGCGAGGGTGACACCCGCAACGTCGTCGACGCCTACCGGTACTGGACGCGCGAGGCGATCATCGCCGACATCGACAAGCGCCGGCACCCGCTGCACATCGCGATCGAGAACTTCGGCCACGACGCCAATATCGGCGCGGTGGTGCGCACCGCCAACGCGTTCGCGGTCGACACCGTGCACATCGTCGGCCGGCGGCGCTGGAATCGCCGCGGCGCCATGGTCACCGACCGCTATCAACGGCTGTGCCACCACGACACCACCGCCGAGCTGATGGACTTCGCAGCGCACGCGGGGCTGACCGTCGTCGCCGTCGACAACATTCCCGGCGCTGCCCGCCTAGAGCAGACCGCGCTGCCGCGGCAGTGTCTGCTGGTGTTCGGACAGGAAGGCCCGGGGATCACCGACGACGCGAAAGCGGCTGCGGCGCTGACGGTATCGATCGCTCAATTCGGCTCGACCCGCAGTATCAACGTGGCCGTCGCCGCCGGAATCGCAATGCACGCCTGGATCGTCCAGCACGGAAATTTCTCCCGCGCGTGGTAG
- a CDS encoding glycoside hydrolase family 76 protein: MEQVWANRAASAEAAVTRRHLKRLWALPGTQLGVVAWPPARRDRMFGHWHYWWQAHLLDCLIDAQLRDPNPERRKRIRRQIRSHRLRNVGRWINDYYDDMAWLALALERASRLVGIDCHRALDKLTDQFVKAWVPEDGGGIPWRKQDQFFNAAANGPAGIFLARYGDRLKRAQQMADWIDATLIDPETHLVFDGIKAGSLSRAQYTYCQGVVLGLETELAARTGDPRHAPRVYRLVDAVDKEMAPAGVIKGAGGGDGGLFGGVTARYLALVATTLPGDSADDVAARDTARKLVLSSAQSAWDYRQTVGGLPVFGPFWDRTAELPSTAGAQAEFVEGAVTGSEVPERDLSVQLSGWMLMEAAYNVTADNVSAESSDE; the protein is encoded by the coding sequence ATGGAACAGGTCTGGGCCAACCGGGCAGCCAGCGCCGAAGCCGCGGTCACTCGCCGGCATCTCAAACGACTGTGGGCCCTGCCGGGCACCCAGCTCGGCGTGGTGGCCTGGCCGCCGGCCCGCCGCGACCGCATGTTCGGGCACTGGCACTACTGGTGGCAGGCTCACCTGCTGGACTGCCTCATCGACGCACAGCTGCGTGATCCAAACCCCGAGCGCCGCAAGAGGATTCGCCGCCAGATCCGCTCGCACCGGCTGCGCAACGTCGGTAGGTGGATCAACGACTACTACGACGACATGGCGTGGCTGGCGTTGGCGCTGGAGCGCGCTTCCCGGCTGGTCGGCATCGACTGCCACCGGGCCCTGGACAAGCTGACCGACCAGTTCGTCAAAGCGTGGGTGCCCGAGGATGGCGGCGGCATCCCCTGGCGCAAACAAGACCAGTTCTTCAACGCCGCAGCCAACGGCCCGGCCGGAATCTTTTTGGCCCGCTATGGCGATCGGCTCAAACGGGCGCAGCAGATGGCCGACTGGATCGACGCCACGCTGATCGACCCGGAGACGCATCTGGTGTTCGACGGCATCAAAGCCGGTTCGCTTTCGCGCGCCCAGTACACCTACTGCCAGGGCGTAGTGCTCGGCCTGGAAACCGAATTGGCCGCGCGCACAGGCGATCCCCGGCACGCACCGCGAGTTTATCGGCTGGTCGACGCGGTCGATAAAGAAATGGCGCCAGCCGGGGTGATCAAGGGCGCCGGCGGTGGCGACGGCGGGCTGTTCGGCGGGGTCACCGCCCGCTACCTGGCTCTGGTGGCTACCACGCTGCCCGGTGATTCCGCCGACGACGTAGCCGCCCGCGACACCGCCCGAAAGCTGGTGCTGTCCTCTGCCCAGTCGGCGTGGGACTACCGCCAGACCGTCGGCGGGCTGCCCGTGTTCGGGCCGTTCTGGGATCGCACCGCCGAACTGCCCAGCACGGCCGGCGCGCAGGCGGAGTTCGTCGAAGGCGCGGTCACCGGCTCGGAGGTGCCCGAACGTGACCTGTCGGTGCAGCTGTCCGGGTGGATGCTGATGGAGGCCGCCTATAACGTGACTGCGGATAACGTGTCTGCCGAATCGTCGGACGAGTAG